One part of the Sebastes fasciatus isolate fSebFas1 chromosome 8, fSebFas1.pri, whole genome shotgun sequence genome encodes these proteins:
- the LOC141772101 gene encoding taste receptor type 1 member 1-like: MKHFLASLFLLGTFLHASAQCTVPASAFQLEGDYLIGGLFDIHHVNAPVYHDRPEAIDCSSQPLLLQNYRKFQLMRFSVEEINNSTNLLPNVSLGYEIFDHCSDEQNFPDIFKLLSINGLIHPWGEPHEHHTHTSNVSKMIAVVGPYSSTQSLTVAPLLMMDLIPMVSYGSSSSLFSKKVYFPSFLRTLHPSKDAIDMIVNIVQHFNWRWVAFLNSDDEYGKDGLELFIKRIMDTEICLAYTKGLNQYMDHSQIFKQIQAQGIGIIIVFALRMTADALIESAIKLNVTNKVWIADEEWSLNKKLPKMKGIRNIGTVLGVSQQVMTIPGFSDFIYSTKSQTHCETADQNGFCNQVCNCSSLSPEDVIAADPSFNFPVYSAVYAIAHALHNALQCVAGRCNGNITVYPHMVLAELKKSNFTLLNRSIQFDEHGDPTFGSYSIVFWNRSGDAEKIGFYEFHPSVNFFINTTNIQWYTNGEAPTSLCSPECDVGFAKKPDGIHRCCFDCEICPKETYINSTEDSYKCINCKETEWSVAGSTSCNLRVVEYVPFTDSGAILIMVGAWALVGLTLAVSVLFAINYNTPVVRSAGGPMCFLILGCLSLCSLSVFFHFDKPTISFCILRFLPFLLFYTVCLACFVVRSFQIVYIFKMATKFPKLHSWWIKYHGQWLVITLAFVIQALLLLIGYTYAPMKPHNETFWYPDKIILRCDLNLKASIGPVVFLLSLCSLCFIFSYMGKDLPKNYNEAKAITFCLLLLILTWIIFATVFLLYHGKYIQTLNALAVLCSLYSFLLFYFLPKCYIIIFQPHRNTQEYFQGLIQNYTKTISQ, encoded by the exons ATGAAACATTTTCTTGCTTCTCTGTTTCTACTGGGAACATTTCTACATGCCTCGGCTCAATGCACTGTCCCAGCCTCAGCGTTCCAGCTGGAAGGAGATTATCTGATAGGTGGACTTTTTGATATTCATCATGTCAATGCCCCTGTTTATCATGACAGACCAGAAGCCATCGACTGCTCCAG TCAACCCTTACTTCTCCAAAATTATCGAAAGTTTCAGTTGATGAGATTCTCTGTGGAGGAAATCAATAACTCTACCAACCTCCTGCCGAATGTATCTCTCGGCTATGAGATATTTGATCACTGCTCAGATGAACAGAATTTTCCAGATATTTTCAAACTCCTCTCAATCAACGGCTTGATCCACCCTTGGGGTGAACCACACGAGCATCACACACATACGTCTAATGTGTCCAAAATGATAGCAGTGGTCGGCCCTTATTCAAGCACTCAGTCCCTGACTGTAGCCCCACTGCTCATGATGGATCTCATTCCTATG GTCAGTTATGGATCTTCTAGTTCTCTCTTTtcaaaaaaagtatattttccATCTTTCCTAAGAACACTGCATCCCAGTAAAGATGCCATAGACATGATTGTTAACATTGTGCAGCACTTCAACTGGCGCTGGGTAGCTTTTCTTAACAGTGATGATGAATATGGCAAAGATGGACTGGAATTGTTCATAAAGAGGATTATGGACACTGAGATCTGCCTGGCGTACACCAAAGGCCTGAATCAATATATGGATCACTCCCAAATATTCAAACAGATACAGGCCCAGGGGATAGGCATCATTATTGTTTTTGCCCTAAGAATGACTGCTGACGCTCTCATTGAGTCAGCAATAAAACTAAATGTCACCAACAAAGTGTGGATAGCAGATGAGGAATGGTCCTTAAACAAGAAGCTCCCCAAGATGAAAGGAATCAGAAATATTGGAACTGTACTTGGAGTGTCTCAGCAAGTAATGACAATACCTGGTTTCAGTGACTTTATCTATTCTACCAAAAGCCAGACTCATTGTGAAACTGCAGATCAAAATGGGTTTTGTAATCAGGTTTGCAACTGCAGCAGCCTGAGTCCAGAAGATGTCATCGCTGCAGACCCATCTTTTAATTTTCCTGTTTATTCTGCTGTCTACGCCATCGCTCACGCCTTACACAATGCCTTGCAATGTGTCGCTGGCAGATGTAATGGCAACATTACAGTGTACCCACACATG GTTCTAGCAGAGCTGAAGAAGTCAAACTTTACACTTTTAAATCGAAGTATTCAGTTTGATGAGCATGGTGACCCCACCTTCGGATCCTATTCTATAGTTTTCTGGAACCGCAGTGGTGACGCAGAGAAGATCGGCTTTTATGAATTTCACCCATCAGTTAATTTTTTCATCAACACCACCAACATTCAGTGGTACACAAACGGAGAA GCGCCTACTTCACTGTGTTCCCCAGAATGTGATGTAGGATTTGCAAAAAAGCCAGATGGAATCCACAGATGCTGCTTTGATTGTGAAATCTGTCCCAAGGAAACTTATATCAACAGCACAG AGGACTCCTACAAGTGCATCAACTGTAAGGAGACAGAATGGTCTGTAGCAGGAAGTACATCATGCAATCTGCGGGTGGTGGAGTACGTCCCATTCACAGACAGCGGGGCTATCCTGATCATGGTCGGAGCCTGGGCCTTGGTGGGCCTCACACTGGCTGTGTCCGTTCTCTTTGCCATCAACTACAACACACCTGTTGTCAGATCTGCTGGCGGACCAATGTGCTTCCTAATTTTAGGCTGCCTCAGTCTGTGTAGTCTTAgtgttttctttcactttgATAAGCCAACAATCTCCTTTTGTATCTTAAGGTTCTTACCATTTCTCTTGTTCTACACCGTTTGTCTAGCCTGTTTTGTTGTGCGCTCTTTTCagattgtttatattttcaaaatGGCCACAAAGTTCCCCAAACTCCACAGTTGGTGGATTAAATATCACGGACAATGGCTGGTCATCACTTTGGCTTTTGTAATTCAGGCACTCTTACTTCTTATTGGCTATACTTACGCCCCCATGAAGCCCCACAATGAAACATTTTGGTACCCAGACAAAATCATACTTCGTTGCGACCTTAATCTCAAAGCATCCATTGGTCCTGTGGTTTTTCTTTTATCGTTGTGCTCCCTTTGCTTTATTTTCTCCTACATGGGAAAAGACCTCCCTAAAAATTACAACGAGGCCAAAGCAATAACCTTCTGCCTGCTCCTGCTGATCCTCACCTGGATCATCTTTGCCACCGTATTCCTACTGTACCATGGCAAGTACATCCAAACTCTTAACGCTCTGGCAGTACTCTGCAGTCTCTACTCctttctgttgttttatttcctACCCAAATGCTACATTATCATTTTTCAACCCCACAGAAACACGCAGGAGTACTTCCAAGGTCTCATTCAGAATTATACCAAAACAATCAGCCAGTAG